One genomic window of Kaistia geumhonensis includes the following:
- a CDS encoding efflux RND transporter periplasmic adaptor subunit, whose translation MIVAGRTVSGPGRAALAGAAGVALLALVGCNDKNAYVPPPPTKVTVAKPVQQPVTLYMELTGNTEAVNQVDLEARVQGFLTGIKYTDGQAVKAGDLLFTIQKDTYQAQLDQAQGALASAKAAQENKQLEFNRQNTLVQQQVTSVAKADDAKAQLDQAIAATQQAQADVEVAQINLGYTSVTAPFDGIVTNHLQDVGALVGYTGPTKLATIVQIHPIYTYFTVNERQVLLIKEALAKQGRTLRDVHDFPVEIGLTVDSDYPYKGVIDYIAPAVDQNTGTLTARGVFDNANSALLPGLFARVRVPLQQQPDAILVNDTAIASSQAGSYVLVVNSEKKVEQRLVKTGQLEGQLRVITEGLTKDDQVIIGGGMRAVPGNVVDVQDGQMAAAPPPDLTPTSAAKPAAADAKSPAPAASAPAAAPAAIANP comes from the coding sequence ATGATCGTTGCGGGAAGAACTGTATCGGGTCCCGGCCGCGCGGCGCTTGCCGGCGCCGCTGGCGTCGCCCTCCTGGCCCTGGTCGGCTGCAACGACAAGAACGCCTATGTGCCGCCGCCGCCCACGAAGGTCACGGTGGCCAAGCCGGTGCAACAGCCGGTTACGCTCTACATGGAGCTGACGGGCAATACCGAAGCGGTCAATCAGGTCGATCTCGAGGCCCGCGTGCAGGGCTTCCTGACCGGTATCAAATATACCGACGGCCAGGCGGTAAAGGCGGGCGACCTTCTGTTCACGATCCAGAAGGACACCTATCAGGCGCAGCTCGACCAGGCGCAGGGCGCGCTTGCCTCGGCCAAGGCGGCCCAGGAAAACAAGCAACTCGAGTTCAACCGCCAGAATACGCTCGTACAGCAGCAGGTCACTTCGGTCGCGAAGGCCGACGACGCCAAGGCGCAGCTTGATCAGGCGATCGCGGCGACGCAGCAGGCCCAGGCCGACGTCGAGGTGGCGCAGATCAATCTCGGCTACACCAGCGTCACCGCGCCCTTCGACGGCATCGTCACGAACCACCTGCAGGATGTGGGTGCGCTGGTTGGATATACCGGCCCGACCAAGCTCGCGACCATCGTGCAGATCCACCCGATCTATACCTATTTCACCGTCAACGAGCGTCAGGTGCTTCTCATCAAGGAGGCGCTGGCCAAACAGGGCCGAACGCTCCGCGACGTGCACGATTTCCCTGTCGAGATCGGCCTCACCGTCGACAGCGATTATCCCTACAAGGGCGTGATCGACTACATCGCGCCTGCCGTCGACCAGAATACCGGCACGCTGACGGCGCGCGGCGTTTTCGACAACGCGAACTCGGCGCTTCTCCCTGGCCTGTTCGCCAGGGTCCGCGTGCCGCTGCAGCAGCAGCCGGATGCCATTCTCGTCAACGATACGGCGATCGCTTCCAGCCAGGCTGGCAGCTACGTCCTCGTGGTGAATTCAGAGAAGAAGGTCGAGCAGCGTCTCGTGAAGACGGGCCAGCTCGAAGGGCAGCTGCGCGTGATTACCGAGGGCCTCACCAAGGATGATCAGGTGATCATCGGCGGCGGCATGCGCGCCGTGCCGGGCAATGTCGTCGATGTGCAGGACGGCCAGATGGCCGCCGCGCCGCCTCCGGACCTTACGCCGACTTCCGCGGCGAAGCCGGCTGCGGCGGACGCGAAGAGCCCTGCGCCGGCGGCTTCCGCCCCGGCCGCGGCGCCGGCTGCGATCGCAAATCCCTGA
- a CDS encoding sugar transferase, which translates to MELGLQNVHAALHRKWCIAKSGDPRGLPMYFDDSAQALAQDVPAVGLFRGAENIADQEAVPSARLAKKAADINASTFKRLLDIVGAAGLLLVLAPVLVMIAIAVKLESKGPVLFRQKRYGVGREIFTLLKFRSMSVMETHGAFKQVSAGDNRITRVGAFLRRTSLDELPQLFNVLKGDMSLVGPRPHAVPMDDTFGRILPNYADRHLVRPGLTGLAQIEGHRGPTDAMNKIQMRLRCDRAYIRKWTPLYDVKILLLTPTSLLHANAF; encoded by the coding sequence GTGGAGCTGGGGTTACAAAACGTCCATGCTGCTCTGCACCGAAAATGGTGCATCGCAAAATCGGGCGATCCGCGGGGACTACCGATGTATTTTGACGATTCCGCTCAGGCGCTTGCTCAGGACGTACCGGCCGTTGGTCTCTTCCGCGGCGCGGAAAATATCGCTGATCAGGAGGCGGTGCCCAGCGCAAGGCTGGCCAAGAAGGCGGCCGATATCAATGCCTCCACCTTCAAGAGGCTGCTGGACATCGTTGGTGCTGCCGGCCTTCTCCTCGTGCTGGCCCCGGTGCTGGTCATGATCGCGATCGCGGTCAAACTGGAAAGCAAGGGGCCGGTGCTTTTCCGGCAGAAGCGCTACGGCGTCGGTCGGGAGATTTTCACTCTCCTGAAGTTCCGGTCGATGTCCGTGATGGAGACGCACGGCGCCTTCAAGCAGGTTTCGGCTGGCGACAACCGCATTACGCGCGTCGGCGCCTTCCTGCGTCGCACCAGCCTCGACGAACTCCCGCAGCTCTTCAATGTGCTGAAGGGCGACATGTCTCTGGTCGGGCCGCGTCCGCATGCGGTGCCGATGGACGACACCTTCGGACGCATCCTGCCGAACTATGCCGACCGGCACCTCGTTCGCCCCGGCCTCACGGGCCTCGCGCAGATCGAGGGTCATCGCGGACCGACGGATGCGATGAACAAGATCCAGATGCGCCTGCGGTGTGACCGCGCCTATATCCGCAAGTGGACGCCGCTCTACGACGTCAAGATCCTTCTGCTGACGCCGACGTCTCTGCTGCACGCAAACGCCTTCTGA
- a CDS encoding porin, which yields MNFKHLLLGSAAAIFAAGSAQAADLTVAEPVDYVKVCDAFGKGFFYSPGTDTCIKVGGYVKFGTAFGDTDFGIYNSIYPNSNWSNFYTEASVQLTASSVTEFGNLTGFLDYRAKTGNAGNFSQSATQIINSATNSAYVDSAWLSIGPVKAGRFTSLFDFGRGYTDTGAFGSDTKTDHIQFTYAINGVGLALSIEDQRDRGAAPGDLTLGGQDNIPDIVGALTYASGIFSAKIAAAYVNDAIDRTGTGTALNPYFYDAQDGWAVGGSAEFSLDSFSKGDKFFVTASYGDNANSYTGIAGGTSVAGIVGNGANSIDANFFAAVAPGSSWSALASYKHVWTPAVWSAVSGGYASYDGDGYFDNTTIDAYRLVASTGWTPVNGLDLMLDGQYSHADIDRGVADDTDGDIWAVNLWMKRSW from the coding sequence ATGAATTTCAAGCATCTGCTTCTCGGCTCCGCCGCGGCGATCTTCGCCGCCGGCAGCGCGCAGGCCGCGGATCTCACGGTCGCCGAGCCGGTGGACTACGTGAAGGTGTGCGACGCCTTCGGCAAGGGCTTCTTCTACTCGCCCGGCACTGACACCTGCATCAAGGTCGGTGGCTATGTGAAGTTCGGCACCGCCTTCGGCGACACCGATTTCGGCATCTACAACTCGATCTATCCGAACAGCAACTGGTCGAACTTCTACACCGAGGCCTCGGTCCAGTTGACCGCGTCGTCGGTCACCGAGTTCGGCAACCTCACCGGTTTCCTGGACTATCGCGCCAAGACGGGCAATGCCGGCAACTTCTCGCAGTCGGCGACGCAGATCATCAACTCGGCCACCAATTCGGCCTATGTTGACAGCGCCTGGCTCTCGATCGGCCCGGTCAAGGCCGGCCGCTTCACCTCGCTGTTCGATTTCGGCCGGGGCTACACCGACACCGGCGCCTTCGGTTCCGACACCAAGACCGACCACATCCAGTTCACCTACGCCATCAACGGGGTCGGCCTCGCGCTCTCCATCGAGGACCAGCGCGACCGTGGCGCCGCACCGGGCGACCTGACCCTCGGCGGCCAGGACAATATCCCCGACATCGTCGGCGCCCTGACCTATGCTTCGGGTATCTTCTCCGCGAAGATCGCCGCCGCCTATGTCAACGACGCTATCGACCGCACCGGCACCGGCACGGCCCTCAATCCCTATTTCTACGATGCGCAGGATGGCTGGGCGGTCGGCGGCAGCGCCGAATTCTCGCTCGACAGCTTCTCGAAGGGCGACAAGTTCTTCGTCACGGCTTCGTATGGCGACAACGCCAACTCCTACACCGGCATCGCCGGCGGCACCTCGGTGGCCGGCATCGTGGGCAACGGCGCCAACTCGATCGACGCGAATTTCTTCGCGGCCGTGGCGCCTGGTTCGAGCTGGTCGGCTCTCGCTTCCTACAAGCATGTCTGGACCCCGGCCGTCTGGTCGGCGGTTTCGGGCGGTTACGCCTCCTATGATGGCGACGGCTATTTCGACAACACCACGATCGACGCCTATCGTCTCGTCGCGTCGACCGGCTGGACCCCGGTCAACGGACTCGACCTGATGCTCGACGGCCAGTATTCGCATGCCGACATCGATCGCGGCGTCGCCGACGATACCGACGGCGACATCTGGGCCGTGAACCTCTGGATGAAGCGCTCCTGGTAA
- a CDS encoding DUF2177 family protein produces MLYPVSYVVTLVIFAAIDSVWLGTMAARIYRPLLGDLLIDGFRPVPAIIFYLLYAAGLAWFAVLPALRSGETASVFVTGALLGLFAYGTYDLTNYATMRGWGTTITVIDMAWGTLLSGVTALLAVLAVRMIGRWTGMAI; encoded by the coding sequence ATGCTTTATCCCGTCTCCTATGTCGTCACGCTCGTGATCTTCGCCGCCATCGACAGCGTCTGGCTCGGAACGATGGCGGCGCGAATCTACCGGCCCCTGCTCGGCGACCTTCTGATCGACGGTTTCCGTCCGGTGCCGGCGATCATCTTCTACCTGCTCTATGCCGCCGGTCTCGCCTGGTTCGCGGTGCTGCCGGCGCTGCGGAGCGGCGAAACGGCGAGCGTGTTCGTCACGGGCGCCCTGCTCGGCCTCTTCGCCTACGGCACCTACGACCTCACCAACTACGCGACCATGCGCGGCTGGGGGACGACCATCACCGTCATCGACATGGCCTGGGGAACGCTGCTCAGCGGCGTGACGGCCCTGCTCGCGGTTCTCGCGGTGCGGATGATCGGCCGCTGGACGGGAATGGCGATCTAG
- a CDS encoding DUF1295 domain-containing protein: protein MSANLATLFVGLIAAAIVLVAAMTSAWLVQRRTGNAGWSDAFWSFGTGAACLVVALLPVAGTGWPTTRQLIVALAVAVWSIRLGSHIAARSRAATEEDARYAALRREWGADFQRRLYVFLLIQAGAGWLLTLPVLAAAQNPRPGLTWQDGLAIVVFAAAVLGESVADRQMRAFREAHAGEHGRICDTGLWAWSRHPNYFFEWLGWCAYPAMAIGLGYPLGWLSLVGPLLMYWLLVHVSGIPLLEQHLAASRPDAFRRYAERVPAFFPRRPRRTS, encoded by the coding sequence ATGTCGGCCAACCTCGCGACGCTTTTTGTCGGACTGATCGCTGCCGCGATCGTTCTCGTCGCTGCCATGACTTCTGCATGGCTGGTGCAACGCCGCACCGGCAATGCCGGATGGTCTGACGCGTTCTGGTCGTTCGGAACGGGCGCGGCCTGCCTCGTGGTGGCTTTGCTGCCGGTCGCCGGGACGGGATGGCCGACGACGCGCCAACTCATCGTCGCCCTCGCCGTGGCGGTCTGGTCGATCCGGCTCGGGAGCCATATCGCGGCGCGCTCGCGCGCGGCGACGGAGGAGGATGCCCGCTATGCGGCGCTCCGGCGCGAATGGGGCGCGGACTTCCAGCGCCGCCTCTATGTTTTCCTGCTGATTCAGGCCGGCGCCGGCTGGCTGCTGACGCTTCCGGTGCTGGCCGCGGCCCAGAATCCGCGGCCGGGCCTTACCTGGCAAGACGGCCTTGCGATCGTCGTCTTCGCCGCCGCCGTGTTGGGCGAGTCGGTCGCCGACCGGCAGATGCGCGCCTTCCGCGAGGCGCATGCAGGCGAGCACGGCCGCATCTGCGATACCGGGCTGTGGGCCTGGTCGCGACATCCCAACTATTTCTTCGAGTGGCTGGGCTGGTGCGCCTATCCGGCGATGGCGATCGGGCTCGGCTACCCTCTCGGATGGCTGTCGCTGGTCGGACCGCTGCTCATGTATTGGCTGCTGGTCCATGTCTCCGGCATTCCGCTCCTGGAACAGCATCTCGCCGCCAGCAGGCCGGACGCATTCCGTCGCTATGCGGAACGCGTGCCGGCCTTCTTTCCTCGTCGTCCGCGGCGGACGAGCTAG
- the chrR gene encoding cadmium/peroxide/UV radiation responsive anti-sigma factor ChrR — protein sequence MTRIVHIPAEETLLAYAAGTLRAPEAAVVAAHIALCPESERFVADLQALGGALLGSLSPTALSADSLGRMMARIDADGGEAGAELPMNDMSDLPEPLRRYPLGPWRWLGPGTRVRSVGVPKDGDCRVLMFSIGPGRKMPQHTHDGVEMTLVLEGSYRDESGHFGPGDFEEADTATDHQPVVDSDIPCLCLVALDGQIRLSGLVGRMIQPFVRL from the coding sequence ATGACGAGGATTGTCCATATTCCCGCCGAGGAAACCCTTCTGGCCTATGCGGCCGGGACGCTGCGCGCGCCCGAAGCGGCCGTCGTTGCTGCCCATATCGCGCTCTGCCCCGAGTCGGAGCGTTTCGTCGCCGATCTTCAGGCGCTCGGAGGCGCTCTTCTCGGCAGCCTTTCGCCGACGGCGCTCTCCGCCGACTCGCTCGGCCGGATGATGGCCCGCATCGACGCCGATGGCGGCGAGGCCGGCGCCGAGTTGCCGATGAACGACATGTCCGACCTGCCGGAGCCGCTGCGGCGCTATCCGCTCGGCCCCTGGCGCTGGCTCGGTCCGGGTACACGCGTGCGCAGCGTCGGCGTGCCGAAGGACGGGGATTGCCGCGTTCTCATGTTCAGCATCGGGCCCGGTCGCAAGATGCCGCAGCACACGCATGACGGCGTCGAGATGACCCTGGTCCTCGAAGGCTCCTATCGCGACGAGAGCGGCCATTTCGGCCCTGGCGATTTCGAGGAGGCCGATACGGCGACGGACCATCAGCCTGTCGTCGACTCGGACATCCCCTGCCTTTGCCTTGTCGCGCTCGACGGCCAGATCCGCCTGTCCGGCCTCGTCGGCCGCATGATCCAGCCCTTCGTCCGGCTCTAG
- a CDS encoding sigma-70 family RNA polymerase sigma factor: protein MQQPDSAELGRLIEAVGLNRDRAAFARLFEHFAPRLKTYLMRAGAAPSAAEDFAQEAMLTVWRKASLFDPRRAGASTWVFTIARNLRIDALRREKLDSREPDITELPDDPLTPDAILAGADDTIRVGSALSALSDDQARLIKLSYFHEKAHAEIARELGIPLGTVKSRLRLAVIKLRSLLSETQ from the coding sequence ATGCAGCAACCCGACTCGGCCGAGCTTGGGCGCCTTATCGAGGCTGTGGGGTTGAACCGCGACCGCGCGGCCTTCGCCCGGCTCTTCGAGCATTTCGCGCCGCGGCTGAAGACCTATCTCATGCGCGCCGGGGCAGCTCCCTCGGCGGCCGAGGATTTCGCGCAGGAAGCGATGTTGACGGTCTGGCGAAAGGCCAGCCTGTTCGATCCGCGTCGCGCCGGCGCATCGACCTGGGTGTTCACCATCGCCCGCAATCTGCGCATCGACGCGCTCCGCCGCGAGAAGCTCGACAGTCGCGAGCCAGACATCACGGAGCTGCCGGACGATCCGCTGACGCCGGACGCGATCCTTGCCGGTGCGGACGATACGATCCGGGTCGGATCGGCGCTCTCGGCCCTATCCGACGATCAGGCCCGGCTGATCAAACTGTCCTATTTCCACGAGAAGGCTCATGCCGAGATCGCGCGCGAACTCGGCATTCCGCTTGGAACGGTCAAATCGCGTCTGCGTCTGGCCGTGATCAAGCTCCGGAGCCTGCTGAGCGAGACGCAATGA
- a CDS encoding NAD(P)/FAD-dependent oxidoreductase codes for MSEGRRLRIAVIGSGISGLSAAWLLSSRHEVTLYERGDRLGGHSNTVTARLGDTSVPVDTGFIVYNEPAYPNLTALFEHLNIATKPSDMSFAVSLRGGGLEYSGTGLGGIFAQKTNLVRPAYWSMLRDILRFYREAPKDLSAVADGPTIGDYLAMKGYSTAFRDDHLLPMAAAIWSAPADRILDYPAAGFVRFCINHGLLLVRGRPEWRTVDGGSRRYVEAFASLLAGSLRLGCGVRRITRSANAVTVHDSRGGSESFDHAVLATHADQALALIDNPDREETALLGAFKYSRNLAALHLDESLMPKRKGVWSSWNYIEHGDALTVTYWMNQLQGIPGRNLFVTLNPPRPPRSGTLVHSEVYEHPILDASATAAQAPLWAMQGRRRLWFCGAHFGAGFHEDGLQSGLAVAERLGGVRRPWRVANENGRIPASLPIVPAEAAE; via the coding sequence GTGAGCGAAGGACGGCGCCTCAGGATAGCGGTGATCGGCTCGGGTATTTCCGGGCTTTCCGCCGCGTGGCTGCTGTCGAGCCGTCACGAGGTCACGCTGTATGAGCGCGGCGACCGGCTCGGTGGCCATTCCAATACGGTGACGGCCAGGCTCGGCGACACTTCGGTGCCGGTCGATACCGGCTTCATCGTCTACAACGAGCCGGCCTATCCGAACCTCACGGCGCTGTTCGAACATCTCAATATTGCGACCAAGCCGTCCGACATGTCCTTCGCGGTCTCGCTGCGGGGCGGCGGCCTCGAATATTCCGGGACCGGCCTCGGCGGCATCTTCGCGCAGAAGACGAACCTGGTGCGGCCGGCCTATTGGTCGATGCTGCGCGACATCCTGCGATTCTACCGCGAGGCGCCGAAGGATCTTTCGGCCGTAGCCGACGGCCCGACGATCGGTGACTATCTCGCCATGAAGGGCTACAGCACGGCGTTCCGTGACGATCACCTGCTGCCGATGGCGGCCGCCATCTGGTCGGCGCCCGCCGACCGCATCCTCGATTATCCCGCCGCAGGCTTCGTCCGTTTCTGCATCAATCACGGACTGCTCCTCGTCAGGGGCCGCCCCGAATGGCGCACCGTCGACGGTGGCAGCCGCCGCTACGTCGAGGCCTTCGCGTCGCTGCTCGCCGGCTCGCTGCGGCTCGGCTGCGGGGTCCGGCGCATCACCCGCAGCGCAAACGCCGTGACCGTGCATGATTCGCGCGGCGGGTCGGAGAGTTTCGATCACGCCGTGCTGGCGACCCACGCAGACCAGGCGCTCGCGCTCATCGACAATCCCGACCGCGAGGAAACGGCGCTGCTCGGCGCCTTCAAATACAGCCGCAACCTCGCGGCGCTCCATCTGGACGAGAGCCTGATGCCGAAGCGCAAGGGCGTCTGGTCGAGCTGGAACTATATCGAGCATGGAGACGCCCTCACAGTAACCTATTGGATGAACCAGCTTCAGGGCATCCCGGGGCGCAACCTCTTCGTCACCCTCAATCCGCCGCGTCCGCCGCGATCCGGAACGCTCGTTCACAGCGAAGTCTACGAGCATCCGATCCTCGATGCTTCGGCGACGGCGGCCCAGGCGCCGCTCTGGGCGATGCAGGGTCGGCGGCGGCTCTGGTTCTGCGGCGCGCATTTCGGGGCCGGCTTCCACGAAGACGGGCTCCAGTCGGGCCTTGCCGTCGCCGAACGTCTCGGCGGCGTCAGGCGGCCGTGGCGTGTCGCCAACGAGAACGGCCGGATTCCTGCCTCGCTGCCGATCGTTCCGGCGGAGGCTGCCGAATGA
- a CDS encoding DUF1365 domain-containing protein, producing the protein MSGASALFTGKVTHRRARPRRHALKYRVFWMLLDLDEIEALDARLRVFSRNRFNLLSFHDADHGWDGRGSLRQQIERRLVSAGIAPPAGPMRLLTMPRVLGYVFNPISIFFCHHADGRVGAIVYEVNNTFGQRHFYIAPAGEDAAAGAVLRHGCRKEFYVSPFMGMDLSYDFTVRVPDDQVALGVNGFDADGLVIATAMSGVRRPMTDAGLFGALVSHPLLTLKVIAGIHYEALKLWLKGVPLTRRPAPPADAVTLIPERQA; encoded by the coding sequence ATGAGCGGCGCCTCGGCGCTCTTCACCGGAAAGGTGACGCATCGGCGCGCAAGGCCGCGCCGGCACGCGCTGAAATACCGCGTATTCTGGATGCTGCTCGACCTCGACGAGATCGAGGCGCTAGACGCCCGGCTGCGCGTATTCTCCCGTAACCGCTTCAACCTCCTGTCCTTCCACGATGCCGACCATGGATGGGATGGACGCGGCTCGCTGCGTCAGCAGATCGAGCGCCGGCTCGTCTCGGCGGGCATCGCGCCGCCCGCTGGACCGATGCGCCTCCTCACGATGCCCCGCGTGCTCGGATACGTATTCAACCCCATCAGCATTTTTTTCTGCCATCATGCAGACGGCCGGGTGGGAGCGATCGTTTACGAAGTGAACAACACCTTCGGACAGCGGCATTTCTATATTGCGCCGGCGGGCGAGGACGCGGCGGCCGGCGCCGTACTTCGCCATGGCTGCCGCAAGGAATTCTACGTCTCCCCCTTCATGGGCATGGATCTCTCCTACGATTTCACCGTGCGCGTCCCCGATGATCAGGTGGCGCTCGGCGTGAACGGCTTCGACGCCGACGGACTCGTGATCGCAACGGCGATGTCGGGCGTCCGGCGGCCGATGACCGATGCCGGCCTCTTCGGCGCGCTCGTGAGCCACCCTCTGCTGACGCTGAAGGTCATCGCCGGCATTCATTACGAGGCGCTGAAGCTGTGGCTGAAGGGCGTTCCACTGACGCGCCGCCCTGCCCCGCCCGCCGACGCAGTCACCCTGATTCCCGAAAGACAAGCCTGA
- a CDS encoding SAM-dependent methyltransferase: protein MSVRERMIESRPGIGARLLPDFAGPLVRMLTRGLRHGRLVVVTPAGSRVERQGALDGPEATISIANIRALRRVLTGGATGFAEGYIAGDWSSPNLPALIELLALNEESLGSPAEGFFASRLRRRLEHRGRRNTREGSRRNISFHYDLGNDFYERWLDRGMQYSSAIRADGDTLETAQQRKLDRIVDLLDLAGGERVLEIGCGWGAVAERLAAEKSCAVTGVTLSTEQLSYARARLAGAALLADLRLQDYRDVDGVFDRIVSVEMIEAVGEEYWPSYFETLWRRLAPGGKAVIQSILIDENRFEAYRRNPDFIQTYIFPGGMLPTPAMLKAQARAAGLVLAHEELHGASYAWTLAEWRTRFHAAWPQIEKMKFDTRFRRLWDYYLAYCEGGFRAGAIDVGIYVLEKPAA from the coding sequence ATGTCGGTACGCGAGCGCATGATCGAATCGAGACCGGGCATCGGCGCGCGACTGCTGCCCGACTTCGCTGGGCCGCTGGTGCGCATGCTGACGCGGGGGCTCAGGCACGGCCGCCTCGTCGTCGTGACACCGGCCGGCAGCCGAGTCGAGCGCCAGGGCGCTCTCGACGGTCCCGAAGCCACGATCTCGATCGCGAACATCCGGGCGCTGCGCCGCGTGCTCACCGGGGGAGCGACCGGCTTCGCCGAGGGCTACATAGCGGGCGACTGGTCGTCGCCAAACCTGCCTGCTCTGATCGAGCTTCTCGCGCTCAACGAGGAATCGCTTGGATCGCCAGCAGAAGGCTTCTTCGCGTCGCGTCTCCGGCGCCGCCTCGAGCACCGCGGGCGGAGAAACACCCGAGAAGGAAGCCGGCGAAATATCAGCTTCCACTATGATCTCGGCAACGATTTCTACGAGCGCTGGCTTGATCGCGGCATGCAGTATTCCTCTGCGATCCGCGCGGACGGTGACACGCTCGAGACGGCGCAGCAGCGCAAGCTCGACCGGATCGTCGATCTTCTCGACCTTGCCGGCGGCGAGCGTGTGCTCGAGATCGGTTGTGGCTGGGGGGCCGTCGCGGAGCGGCTCGCGGCGGAGAAATCCTGTGCCGTGACCGGCGTCACGCTCTCGACCGAGCAGCTCTCCTATGCGCGGGCGAGACTGGCCGGCGCCGCGCTTTTGGCCGATCTGCGCCTCCAGGACTATCGTGACGTCGACGGCGTGTTCGACCGCATCGTGTCGGTCGAGATGATCGAGGCGGTGGGCGAGGAATACTGGCCCTCCTACTTCGAGACGCTCTGGAGGCGACTCGCGCCGGGTGGCAAGGCGGTGATCCAGTCGATCCTCATCGACGAGAACCGGTTCGAGGCCTATCGGCGCAATCCCGATTTCATCCAGACCTACATCTTCCCGGGCGGAATGCTGCCCACCCCCGCCATGCTGAAGGCGCAGGCCCGCGCGGCCGGTCTCGTGCTCGCACATGAGGAACTGCATGGCGCGAGCTATGCATGGACGCTCGCCGAATGGCGGACACGCTTCCACGCCGCCTGGCCGCAGATCGAGAAGATGAAGTTCGACACGCGTTTCCGCCGGCTGTGGGACTACTACCTCGCCTATTGTGAGGGCGGGTTCCGGGCCGGAGCGATCGATGTCGGCATCTATGTCCTCGAGAAGCCGGCCGCCTGA
- a CDS encoding YjhX family toxin gives MNISKREQRVLHALAQGGLIQHLKGEDGRIIEVDCITRDGWRLADVTLDLFQRLRRRSFIASSSGGPYRITRQGLFAVRAQLDNR, from the coding sequence ATGAACATTTCCAAACGCGAGCAGCGCGTGCTGCACGCACTCGCTCAGGGCGGCCTCATCCAGCATCTAAAGGGCGAGGACGGCCGCATCATAGAGGTCGATTGCATCACTCGTGACGGCTGGCGGCTCGCCGATGTCACGCTCGACCTCTTCCAGAGGCTGCGCCGACGCAGCTTCATCGCGTCAAGCAGCGGCGGACCCTATCGCATCACGCGGCAGGGCCTGTTCGCCGTCAGGGCGCAGCTCGACAACAGATGA
- a CDS encoding chorismate mutase, with translation MAKSPAECQTKADIRTEIDRLDTELVILLARRFGYVRRMAELKTSPDEALVPARVEEVLARVAERATDLGLDPGLARSLWTTLIDWNIEYEREAIAQRTGGA, from the coding sequence ATGGCGAAGTCTCCGGCAGAGTGCCAGACCAAAGCTGACATCCGCACCGAGATCGATCGCCTGGACACGGAACTGGTGATCCTGCTCGCGCGGCGTTTCGGCTATGTGCGGCGCATGGCCGAGCTCAAGACGTCACCCGACGAGGCGCTGGTTCCGGCCCGCGTCGAGGAAGTGCTCGCGCGGGTCGCTGAACGCGCGACCGATCTGGGGCTCGATCCTGGTCTCGCCCGATCGCTGTGGACAACGCTCATCGATTGGAACATCGAGTATGAGCGCGAGGCGATCGCCCAGAGGACCGGCGGCGCCTGA